The nucleotide sequence AAGATCTACGTTGGATGCGGCGACGGTGTTCTCGTGATTGACGGTGCCACGGACCAACGCCTGGCACGCATCAGGATGACCGGCGGTCGCGTGCACTCTCTTTGCTACAACCCGAAGGAGAACAAGGTTTACGCCGCGGACCTTGCCCGGGGCTATGTCTTCGTCATCGCTGGTGCAACGGACTCGGTGATCGCCTCGATTGGGGTCGTGTCATATGCGTTCTGCTACAACAGCGCGAACAACAAGGTCTACTGCGTAACCCCAGATGAGAACAGGGTGACGGTCATAGACGGGGCGACAAACTCAGTCGTAGCGATCATCGATGTCGGTTACTGGCCCCATGGCCTGTGCTACAACTCACTGAACAACAAGGTCTACTGCGCGAACTCCGTGAGCGGCGACGTCACGGTGCTAGACGGCGTGACTGACTCGGTCATCTCCACGGTGCCGGCAGAAGGCGACGCCTGGTATCTCTACTACTGCTCCGGCAAC is from candidate division WOR-3 bacterium and encodes:
- a CDS encoding YncE family protein — translated: MAIGMKRSSSGRNSTSHNRAARAGVLLRALALVTLLASVARPQYLEATIKLPDTLGWLDWPLSLVHNPQGNKIYVGCGDGVLVIDGATDQRLARIRMTGGRVHSLCYNPKENKVYAADLARGYVFVIAGATDSVIASIGVVSYAFCYNSANNKVYCVTPDENRVTVIDGATNSVVAIIDVGYWPHGLCYNSLNNKVYCANSVSGDVTVLDGVTDSVISTVPAEGDAWYLYYCSGNNKVYCANGPTSNSVTVIEGASDSVLATIPVGTNPRALCYNQQDNRIYCANFSSGTVTVLDGAGDSIIATVGVQTG